One genomic segment of Arachis duranensis cultivar V14167 chromosome 4, aradu.V14167.gnm2.J7QH, whole genome shotgun sequence includes these proteins:
- the LOC107483069 gene encoding protein ENDOSPERM DEFECTIVE 1-like isoform X1: MDSATIKASTVVPDASAPPPPPPPPTPSNHRRPRVREVSSRFMSPAVSSTAPRRRHHQQPEVDSSNSSDENHRPVDNSDAGTPFPVGCNSTSQCKGNLGNTTTTQRKQRAVKLFKENNNNGVGRDPSRSCSGRIGVGIGNGGFGATPSRPDTPTVVVPSRYRLTPQHRGNTSAAAKLLQASGMSLKGNAGSGWPRMETNSVSGDASSVCSDDDCRSDSGVSCSTQSLPELCSEVDMLPSVSNRSVAEKIGSRSVLSSSISSNSGSNVESKVHASPFHRSITWPSSCEKQTPSLSKLYGNQLNHVKAGGLSLPPVPPSAKPVAETRKGKKGSSNQEDVHSLRLMYNRYLQWRYANAKAVSAMKVQQRESERVLYSQAMKISEMRDSVNRKRVELELLRRSKTLSTILDAQIPYLDEWSALEEEYSLSISEAIQALLNATVQLPLGGNVRVDVKEVGESLNSASKMMETIVLNIQRFMPKAEQIDVCISELARVVSGERAVIGECGDLLSKTYKSQVEECSLRGQLIQLYSTCHNNNNNNNITEQEGFDSSVAICAGNEPC, from the exons ATGGATTCTGCAACAATCAAAGCTTCTACTGTCGTTCCAGATGCATCTgcccctcctcctcctccaccgCCGCCGACCCCTTCTAACCACCGCCGGCCTAGGGTCCGGGAGGTGAGCTCTAGGTTCATGTCTCCGGCGGTTTCTTCAACCGCGCCGAGGCGGCGGCACCACCAGCAACCGGAAGTTGATTCCTCGAATTCCTCTGATGAGAATCACAGGCCTGTTGATAATTCAGATGCAGGAACCCCGTTCCCAGTTGGGTGTAATTCAACTTCTCAGTGTAAAGGGAATTTGGGGAACACTACTACTACTCAGAGGAAACAAAGGGCTGTGAAGCTTTTCAAGGAGAATAACAATAATGGAGTGGGAAGAGACCCTTCAAGGTCATGTTCTGGAAGAATTGGAGTTGGAATTGGGAATGGTGGTTTCGGTGCCACCCCTTCTAGGCCTGATACCCCCACAGTTGTTGTGCCTTCAAGGTATAGGCTCACGCCGCAGCACAGGGGTAACACCTCGGCCGCTGCGAAACTGCTTCAGGCCAGTGGAATGTCACTAAAGGGCAATGCAGGTTCTGGTTGGCCTCGGATGGAAACCAACTCGGTGTCCGGGGATGCTTCATCGGTGTGCTCCGATGATGATTGTCGTAGCGATTCGGGTGTGAGTTGCAGCACTCAGTCACTTCCTGAGTTGTGTTCTGAGGTAGATATGTTGCCTTCTGTGTCAAATAGGTCAGTGGCTGAAAAAATTGGCAGTAGAAGTGTCTTGAGTAGTAGCATTAGTAGCAATAGTGGTAGTAATGTTGAGTCGAAAGTACATGCTTCGCCTTTCCATCGGTCGATTACTTGGCCGTCTAGTTGCGAGAAGCAAACTCCTTCACTGTCCAAGCTGTATGGAAATCAATTGAATCATGTTAAGGCAGGAGGACTGAGTTTGCCTCCGGTACCCCCTAGCGCGAAACCGGTGGCAGAAACAAGGAAAGGGAAGAAAGGGTCTAGTAATCAGGAGGATGTGCATTCCTTGAGACTGATGTATAATCGTTATCTGCAATGGAGATATGCCAATGCCAAAGCAGTGTCTGCCATGAAAGTGCAGCAAAGAGAAAGTGAG AGAGTACTATATTCTCAGGCGATGAAAATATCAGAAATGCGGGATTCTGTAAACCGGAAACGCGTAGAACTGGAGCTTTTGCGGAGATCAAAGACTCTCTCAACAATTCTTGATGCGCAA ATTCCCTATCTGGATGAGTGGTCTGCTTTGGAAGAAGAATATTCACTCTCTATTTCTGAAGCAATTCAAGCTTTGTTGAATGCCACAGTACAACTTCCACTTGGTGGGAATGTTAGG GTTGATGTAAAGGAGGTTGGGGAGAGCCTGAATTCAGCATCAAAGATGATGGAAACAATTGTTCTCAATATTCAAAGATTCATGCCAAAGGCAGAACAAATCGATGTCTGTATCTCAGAATTAGCTAGAGTTGTTAGTGGAGAAAGAGCTGTAATTGGAGAATGTGGAGATTTATTGTCAAAGACATATAAGTCACAGGTTGAGGAGTGCAGCTTAAGGGGTCAATTAATCCAACTATATTCAActtgtcataataataataataacaataatatcaCAGAACAAGAAGGATTTGATAGTTCAGTTGCAATTTGTGCTGGCAATGAGCCTTGTTag
- the LOC107483020 gene encoding uncharacterized protein LOC107483020, giving the protein MASAAEKYASFQEKVTRTVFLDNLSPQVSESVLRSAIEQFATVKSVKFIPNYLGPRNLPQCALVELDSSKKVKEVITMIGQYPFMICGMPRPVRARLAEAEMFDDRPQNPERRIRIRWLDPNHPDFEVAKELKHLTRQHAAEHAYAQKLQLLLEENLAEQQGETLEMHYKKYKLLDSVVSDGTAKRLKEWYNLRGAVE; this is encoded by the exons ATGGCATCAGCAGCAGAGAAGTATGCTTCATTTCAGGAGAAAGTGACTAGAACAGTGTTCCTTGACAACCTTTCACCCCAAGTCTCTGAATCTGTCTTGAGAAGTGCTATTGAGCAGTTTGCAACAGTAAAAAGTGTCAAGTTCATTCCCAACTACCTTGGACCAAGAAATCTGCCGCAGTGTGCATTAGTAGAGTTGGATTCCTCCAAGAAGGTCAAGGAGGTTATCACCATGATAGGGCAGTACCCGTTCATGATTTGTGGAATGCCACGGCCGGTAAGGGCTCGTCTTGCTGAGGCAGAAATGTTTGATGATCGGCCTCAAAATCCTGAAAGAAGGATAAGGATTCGCTGGTTGGATCCAAATCACCCGGATTTTGAGGTGGCAAAGGAATTGAAGCATCTTACGCGCCAACATGCTGCAGAACATGCATATGCACAAAAA CTGCAACTACTTCTTGAAGAAAACCTTGCCGAGCAACAGGGAGAAACACTTGAAATGCATTACAAAAAGTATAAATTACTTGACAGCGTTGTATCTGATGGAACTGCCAAGCGTCTGAAAGAATGGTATAATCTCCGTGGTGCAGTTGAATGA
- the LOC107483069 gene encoding protein ENDOSPERM DEFECTIVE 1-like isoform X2, producing MDSATIKASTVVPDASAPPPPPPPPTPSNHRRPRVREVSSRFMSPAVSSTAPRRRHHQQPEVDSSNSSDENHRPVDNSDAGTPFPVGCNSTSQCKGNLGNTTTTQRKQRAVKLFKENNNNGVGRDPSRSCSGRIGVGIGNGGFGATPSRPDTPTVVVPSRYRLTPQHRGNTSAAAKLLQASGMSLKGNAGSGWPRMETNSVSGDASSVCSDDDCRSDSGVSCSTQSLPELCSEVDMLPSVSNRSVAEKIGSRSVLSSSISSNSGSNVESKVHASPFHRSITWPSSCEKQTPSLSKLYGNQLNHVKAGGLSLPPVPPSAKPVAETRKGKKGSSNQEDVHSLRLMYNRYLQWRYANAKAVSAMKVQQRESEAMKISEMRDSVNRKRVELELLRRSKTLSTILDAQIPYLDEWSALEEEYSLSISEAIQALLNATVQLPLGGNVRVDVKEVGESLNSASKMMETIVLNIQRFMPKAEQIDVCISELARVVSGERAVIGECGDLLSKTYKSQVEECSLRGQLIQLYSTCHNNNNNNNITEQEGFDSSVAICAGNEPC from the exons ATGGATTCTGCAACAATCAAAGCTTCTACTGTCGTTCCAGATGCATCTgcccctcctcctcctccaccgCCGCCGACCCCTTCTAACCACCGCCGGCCTAGGGTCCGGGAGGTGAGCTCTAGGTTCATGTCTCCGGCGGTTTCTTCAACCGCGCCGAGGCGGCGGCACCACCAGCAACCGGAAGTTGATTCCTCGAATTCCTCTGATGAGAATCACAGGCCTGTTGATAATTCAGATGCAGGAACCCCGTTCCCAGTTGGGTGTAATTCAACTTCTCAGTGTAAAGGGAATTTGGGGAACACTACTACTACTCAGAGGAAACAAAGGGCTGTGAAGCTTTTCAAGGAGAATAACAATAATGGAGTGGGAAGAGACCCTTCAAGGTCATGTTCTGGAAGAATTGGAGTTGGAATTGGGAATGGTGGTTTCGGTGCCACCCCTTCTAGGCCTGATACCCCCACAGTTGTTGTGCCTTCAAGGTATAGGCTCACGCCGCAGCACAGGGGTAACACCTCGGCCGCTGCGAAACTGCTTCAGGCCAGTGGAATGTCACTAAAGGGCAATGCAGGTTCTGGTTGGCCTCGGATGGAAACCAACTCGGTGTCCGGGGATGCTTCATCGGTGTGCTCCGATGATGATTGTCGTAGCGATTCGGGTGTGAGTTGCAGCACTCAGTCACTTCCTGAGTTGTGTTCTGAGGTAGATATGTTGCCTTCTGTGTCAAATAGGTCAGTGGCTGAAAAAATTGGCAGTAGAAGTGTCTTGAGTAGTAGCATTAGTAGCAATAGTGGTAGTAATGTTGAGTCGAAAGTACATGCTTCGCCTTTCCATCGGTCGATTACTTGGCCGTCTAGTTGCGAGAAGCAAACTCCTTCACTGTCCAAGCTGTATGGAAATCAATTGAATCATGTTAAGGCAGGAGGACTGAGTTTGCCTCCGGTACCCCCTAGCGCGAAACCGGTGGCAGAAACAAGGAAAGGGAAGAAAGGGTCTAGTAATCAGGAGGATGTGCATTCCTTGAGACTGATGTATAATCGTTATCTGCAATGGAGATATGCCAATGCCAAAGCAGTGTCTGCCATGAAAGTGCAGCAAAGAGAAAGTGAG GCGATGAAAATATCAGAAATGCGGGATTCTGTAAACCGGAAACGCGTAGAACTGGAGCTTTTGCGGAGATCAAAGACTCTCTCAACAATTCTTGATGCGCAA ATTCCCTATCTGGATGAGTGGTCTGCTTTGGAAGAAGAATATTCACTCTCTATTTCTGAAGCAATTCAAGCTTTGTTGAATGCCACAGTACAACTTCCACTTGGTGGGAATGTTAGG GTTGATGTAAAGGAGGTTGGGGAGAGCCTGAATTCAGCATCAAAGATGATGGAAACAATTGTTCTCAATATTCAAAGATTCATGCCAAAGGCAGAACAAATCGATGTCTGTATCTCAGAATTAGCTAGAGTTGTTAGTGGAGAAAGAGCTGTAATTGGAGAATGTGGAGATTTATTGTCAAAGACATATAAGTCACAGGTTGAGGAGTGCAGCTTAAGGGGTCAATTAATCCAACTATATTCAActtgtcataataataataataacaataatatcaCAGAACAAGAAGGATTTGATAGTTCAGTTGCAATTTGTGCTGGCAATGAGCCTTGTTag
- the LOC107483070 gene encoding sodium/hydrogen exchanger 6: MQKCLCLSIVQGVRREWRRREEKEKSKRKKKSKNSFENHNNRTDYCEESAPPSLITPNNNNTTKKEQSHSHRIRSFPIESESNRLEELVMGMEDDISPADAHGSKTPGKEQQAAGVGILLQIMMLVLSFVLGHVLRRKKIYVIPEASASLLIGLIVGVLANISDTENSIRAWFNFHEEFFFLFLLPPIIFQSGFSLAPKPFFSNFGAIVTFAIFGTFIASIVTGVLVYLGGLVFLMYRLPFVECLMFGALISATDPVTVLSIFQELGTDVNLYALVFGESVLNDAMAISLYRTMSLVKTHPSGQNLLMVVVRFLETFVGSMSAGVGVGFISALLFKYAGLDIDNLQNLESCLFVLFPYFSYMLAEGLGLSGIVSILFTGIVMKHYSYPNLSQSSQRFVSAFFELISSLAETFVFIYMGFDIAMEQHSWSHVGFIFFSIIFIGIARAANVFSCAYLVNLVRPSHRKIPPKHQKALWYSGLRGAMAFALALQSVHDLPEGHGQTIFTATTAIVVLTVLLIGGSTGTMLEALEVVGDSHGDSPLATVGTITNNYEENNGYVAPSYDEESSSGSRFKMKLKEFHKSAGSFTAIDKNFLTPFFTSQSGDEDDEDEPLTSTRPERPGRPGLNRHNPYSS, encoded by the exons ATGCAGAAATGTTTG TGTTTAAGCATAGTCCAAGGCGTGAGGAGAGAGtggagaagaagagaggagaaagagaaatcaaagagaaagaagaaatcaAAGAATTCGTTTGAAAATCACAACAACCGAACCGATTATTGCGAAGAATCAGCACCGCCATCACTGATCACaccaaacaacaacaacacaacCAAAAAGGAACAAAGCCACTCGCACAGAATCCGTTCATTCCCAATCGAATCGGAATCGAATCGATTGGAGGAACTTGTAATGGGGATGGAGGACGATATATCTCCGGCCGACGCTCACGGCAGCAAAACCCCCGGCAAGGAACAGCAGGCCGCCGGCGTCGGAATCCTGCTTCAGATCATGATGCTCGTCCTCTCCTTCGTCCTCGGCCACGTCCTCCGCCGCAAGAAGATTTACGTCATCCCCGAAGCCAGTGCCTCTCTTCTCATTGGCTTAATCGTTGGTGTTCTCGCTAACATCTCTGACACCGAAAATAGTAtcag GGCGTGGTTCAATTTTCACGAAGagtttttcttcctcttcttgttaCCTCCTATCATATT TCAGTCTGGCTTCAGTCTTGCACCT AAACcttttttctctaattttggAGCAATTGTGACTTTTGCAATATTTGGCACATTTATAGCCTCAATAGTGACCGGTGTTTTAGT TTATCTTGGTGGGCTGGTCTTCCTCATGTATAGATTGCCTTTTGTCGAGTGCCTCATGTTTGGGGCTCTTATATCGGCGACTGATCCCGTTACTGTTTTATCAATATTTCAG GAGCTTGGCACAGATGTCAATCTATATGCTTTGGTTTTTGGAGAATCTGTTTTGAATGATGCA ATGGCAATTTCTTTGTACAG GACGATGTCATTGGTTAAGACTCATCCATCCGGACAGAATTTATTAATGGTGGTTGTTAGATTTTTGGAGACTTTTGTTGGTTCAATGTCTGCAG GTGTTGGAGTGGGATTCATATCTGCTTTA CTTTTTAAGTATGCAGGGTTGGATATTGACAA CCTTCAGAACTTGGAGAGTTGTCTTTTTGTTCTATTTCCATATTTCTC ATACATGCTTGCAGAAGGCCTTGGTTTGTCCGGTATCGTATCAATACTGTTTACAGGAATA gTCATGAAGCACTATTCATATCCAAATTTGTCACAAAGTTCTCAAAGATTTGTCTCTGCTTTTTTCGAGTTGATATCTTCACTAGCAGAGACCTTTGT ATTTATATACATGGGCTTTGATATTGCTATGGAGCAACATAGCTGGTCACATGTTGGATTTATATTCTTCTCCATT ATATTCATTGGAATTGCAAG GGCGGCAAATGTCTTCTCTTGTGCTTATCTGGTCAACTTGGTCAGACCTTCTCATCGAAAGATACCTCCAAAACACCAAAAAGCACTTTGGTATAGTG GACTTCGAGGAGCAATGGCCTTTGCCCTTGCATTGCAATCAGTTCATGATCTTCCAGAGGGACATGGTCAGACCATCTTTACTGCAACAACAGCAATAGTTGTTTTGACG GTATTATTGATTGGGGGATCAACCGGTACCATGCTGGAAGCTCTAGAAGTGGTTGGTGACAGTCATGGTGATAGCCCTTTGGCCACAGTGGGCACCATCACA AACAATTATGAGGAAAACAATGGTTATGTTGCTCCTTCTTATGATGAAGAATCATCATCAGGAAGCAGATTCAAGATGAAGCTAAAAGAATTCCATAAGAG TGCTGGATCATTTACTGCAATAGATAAAAACTTTCTGACCCCATTCTTTACAAGTCAAAGTGgagatgaagatgatgaag ATGAGCCATTGACTTCAACAAGACCGGAAAGACCGGGACGACCGGGACTTAACCGTCACAATCCTTATTCATCATGA